The Rhodopseudomonas palustris genome window below encodes:
- a CDS encoding NUDIX hydrolase — MTVEAAARPASTIVLLRQAAAGFDVFMMVRNYQVEFASGALVFPGGSVDAGDRDIVGRPELYAGVDGSVGPALEFRIAAIRETFEESGILLARPRGSDALVAASRAAEIETAHRKALCDGSLAFAQILADNELVLALDLLVPYAHWITPEKLPKRFDTWFFLAEAPPEQLGMHDGGETTDSIWLSPREALDGGDSGRFTLPFPTTRNLIRLGQQPSVAAALDHARAQSIVTVLPIMTKDGDKRLLRIPAEAGYDGELFEFSGA, encoded by the coding sequence ATGACCGTTGAAGCTGCCGCGCGTCCCGCATCGACCATCGTGCTGTTGCGTCAGGCCGCGGCGGGCTTCGACGTGTTCATGATGGTCCGGAATTATCAGGTCGAGTTTGCCTCCGGGGCGCTGGTGTTCCCCGGTGGCAGCGTCGATGCCGGCGACCGCGACATCGTCGGGCGGCCGGAGCTGTATGCCGGCGTCGACGGATCGGTCGGCCCGGCGCTGGAATTCCGGATCGCAGCGATCCGCGAGACCTTCGAGGAAAGCGGCATCCTGCTGGCGCGGCCGCGTGGCAGCGACGCGCTTGTCGCCGCCAGCCGCGCCGCCGAGATCGAAACGGCGCATCGCAAGGCGCTGTGCGACGGCAGCCTCGCGTTTGCGCAGATCCTGGCCGACAACGAGCTGGTGCTGGCGCTCGATCTGCTGGTGCCTTACGCGCACTGGATCACGCCGGAAAAACTGCCGAAGCGGTTCGACACCTGGTTCTTCCTGGCCGAAGCGCCGCCCGAACAGCTCGGCATGCACGATGGCGGGGAGACCACCGATTCGATCTGGCTGTCGCCGCGCGAGGCGCTCGACGGTGGCGACAGCGGCCGCTTCACACTGCCGTTTCCGACCACCCGCAATCTGATCCGGCTGGGCCAGCAGCCGAGCGTCGCCGCAGCGCTCGATCACGCACGTGCACAGAGCATCGTGACCGTGCTGCCGATCATGACCAAGGACGGCGACAAGCGTTTGCTGCGGATTCCGGCCGAAGCCGGTTACGACGGCGAGCTGTTCGAATTCTCCGGCGCGTAG
- a CDS encoding dihydrodipicolinate synthase family protein, with amino-acid sequence MKLTPEAAGTFAIAPTPFHDDGKIDDVSIDRLTDFYAEVGCEGVTVLGILGEAPKLDAAEAEAVATRFIKRAKSMQTIVGVSAPGFAAMRRLARLSMDAGAAGVMIAPPPSLRTDEQITTYFRQATEAIGDDVPWVLQDYPLTLSVVMTPKVIRQIVMDSASCVMLKHEDWPGLEKITTLRGFQKDGSLRPLSILCGNGGLFLDFEMERGADGAMTGYCFPDMLVDVVKLSKAGQRDLAHNLFDAHLPLIRYEHQQGVGLSVRKYVLKKRGLLSSSAQRKPGASLTDTAREEVDYLLSRLARVDKRADLEPRSKAAE; translated from the coding sequence ATGAAGCTCACCCCGGAAGCCGCAGGCACCTTTGCCATCGCGCCGACCCCGTTCCACGACGATGGCAAGATCGACGACGTTTCGATCGACCGTCTGACCGATTTCTACGCGGAGGTCGGCTGTGAGGGCGTCACCGTGCTCGGCATTCTCGGTGAGGCGCCGAAGCTCGATGCGGCCGAGGCCGAGGCGGTGGCGACCCGCTTCATCAAGCGCGCCAAGTCGATGCAGACGATCGTCGGCGTCTCGGCGCCGGGCTTCGCCGCGATGCGCCGGCTGGCGCGGCTGTCGATGGATGCGGGCGCGGCCGGCGTCATGATCGCGCCGCCGCCATCGCTGCGCACCGACGAGCAGATCACCACCTATTTCCGCCAGGCCACCGAGGCGATCGGCGATGACGTGCCCTGGGTGCTGCAGGATTATCCGCTGACGCTGTCGGTGGTGATGACCCCGAAGGTGATCCGGCAGATCGTCATGGACAGCGCATCCTGCGTGATGCTGAAGCACGAGGACTGGCCGGGGCTCGAGAAGATCACCACGCTGCGCGGCTTCCAGAAGGACGGATCGCTGCGCCCGCTGTCGATCCTGTGCGGCAATGGCGGCCTGTTCCTCGATTTCGAGATGGAGCGCGGCGCCGACGGCGCGATGACCGGCTACTGCTTCCCGGACATGCTCGTGGACGTCGTCAAGCTGTCGAAGGCAGGCCAGCGCGATCTCGCCCATAACCTGTTCGACGCGCATCTGCCGTTGATCCGCTACGAGCATCAGCAGGGCGTCGGGCTGTCGGTTCGCAAATACGTGCTGAAGAAGCGCGGGCTGTTGTCGTCGAGCGCACAGCGCAAGCCGGGCGCGAGCCTGACCGACACGGCACGCGAAGAAGTCGATTATCTGCTGTCGCGGCTGGCGCGGGTCGACAAACGCGCCGATCTCGAACCGCGCAGCAAAGCTGCGGAGTAA
- a CDS encoding SDR family oxidoreductase, with amino-acid sequence MGLLDGKVALITGAGGGLGEAYAKLFAREGAAVVVNDLGGPRDGSGSDAGMAQQVVDAIKAAGGRAVANTADISTMAGGQSVFEDAIKHFGRADILVNNAGILLDQTFAKVSEANWDKVMKVHLKGTFCVTQPVFKWMKDNGGGVIVNTSSTSGLLGNFGQSNYGAAKGGIWGLSNVLAIEGRKYNIRIWTLAPGALTRMTEDLPRYRENPGAALTPEGIAPAVLYMVSGLSGDQTGKVLGVSGPRGVREMKLMEMEGWKPPHDAWSAEDIVTHAGEIFFSEEAIKAAGRPR; translated from the coding sequence ATGGGATTGCTCGACGGCAAGGTGGCGTTGATCACCGGGGCGGGCGGCGGGCTGGGTGAGGCCTACGCCAAGCTGTTCGCGCGCGAAGGCGCCGCGGTGGTGGTCAACGATCTCGGCGGACCGCGCGACGGTTCGGGCTCCGACGCCGGCATGGCGCAGCAGGTGGTCGATGCCATCAAGGCTGCGGGCGGCCGCGCCGTCGCCAACACCGCCGACATTTCGACGATGGCCGGCGGGCAGTCGGTGTTCGAGGACGCCATCAAGCATTTCGGCCGCGCCGACATCCTGGTCAACAATGCCGGCATCCTGCTCGACCAGACCTTCGCCAAGGTCTCGGAGGCGAACTGGGACAAGGTGATGAAGGTGCACCTCAAGGGCACGTTCTGCGTCACCCAGCCGGTGTTCAAATGGATGAAGGACAATGGCGGCGGCGTCATCGTCAACACCTCGTCGACCTCGGGCCTGCTCGGCAATTTCGGCCAGAGCAACTATGGCGCGGCGAAGGGCGGCATCTGGGGCCTCTCCAACGTGCTGGCGATCGAAGGCCGCAAATACAACATCCGGATCTGGACGCTGGCGCCGGGCGCGCTGACCCGGATGACCGAGGACCTGCCGCGCTACCGCGAGAATCCGGGCGCGGCGCTGACGCCGGAAGGGATCGCTCCGGCGGTGCTGTACATGGTCTCCGGCCTGTCCGGCGACCAGACCGGCAAGGTGCTCGGCGTCTCCGGCCCGCGCGGGGTGCGCGAGATGAAGCTGATGGAGATGGAAGGCTGGAAGCCGCCGCACGACGCCTGGTCGGCGGAGGACATTGTGACCCACGCCGGCGAGATTTTCTTTTCGGAAGAGGCTATCAAGGCGGCCGGGCGCCCGCGCTGA
- a CDS encoding MaoC family dehydratase translates to MSARYDELMALKSVGQKYAYTDRDVMLYAYGIGIGADPMDEKELGFVNEATYTERPLKVVPTFASVAAWGAGPGEMNLNRLLVVDGERDITFHRPMPVAANITADSSVVEVYDKGKDKGVVIRHQTILRDEAGEALATLLASRFARGDGGFGGPALEQPEPHKMPDRAPDRSVDISTRPDQALIYRLCGDRNPLHSDPEFAQKAGFPRPILHGMCTYGLTCRGVLQTYADYDASAFRQHAVRFSSPVYPGETVTMDMWKDGNVISFEARVKARNVTVIKSGRTVLG, encoded by the coding sequence ATGTCGGCCCGCTATGACGAACTGATGGCGCTGAAGAGTGTCGGCCAGAAATACGCCTACACCGACCGCGATGTGATGCTGTACGCCTATGGCATCGGCATCGGCGCCGATCCGATGGACGAGAAGGAGCTCGGCTTCGTCAACGAGGCGACCTACACCGAGCGTCCGTTGAAGGTGGTGCCGACATTTGCGTCGGTCGCGGCCTGGGGCGCGGGGCCAGGCGAGATGAATCTCAACCGGCTTCTGGTGGTCGATGGCGAGCGTGACATCACGTTCCACCGGCCGATGCCGGTGGCGGCGAACATCACCGCCGATTCCAGCGTCGTCGAAGTGTACGACAAGGGCAAGGACAAGGGCGTGGTGATCCGTCACCAGACCATCCTGCGCGACGAGGCCGGCGAGGCCCTGGCGACGCTGCTGGCGTCGCGCTTCGCCCGCGGCGACGGCGGCTTCGGCGGCCCGGCGCTGGAGCAGCCCGAGCCGCACAAGATGCCGGACCGCGCGCCCGATCGCAGCGTCGACATCTCGACCCGGCCGGATCAGGCGTTGATCTACCGGCTGTGCGGCGACCGTAATCCGCTGCATTCCGATCCGGAGTTCGCCCAGAAGGCCGGTTTCCCGCGCCCGATCCTGCACGGCATGTGCACCTACGGCCTGACCTGCCGCGGCGTGCTGCAGACCTACGCCGATTACGACGCGTCGGCGTTCCGGCAGCATGCGGTGCGGTTCTCCTCGCCGGTGTATCCGGGCGAGACCGTCACCATGGACATGTGGAAGGACGGCAACGTGATCTCGTTCGAAGCGCGGGTGAAAGCGCGCAACGTCACGGTGATCAAGAGCGGCCGGACGGTGCTGGGCTGA